The genomic stretch GGACAAGAGTCTCGCGAGTGTCAAAAGACATCCTACGATAGAAGAAAATGTAGTGATCTACTCCGGAGCAACCATCCTAGGAGGAGATACTGTGATCGGAAGAAATAGCGTGATCGGAGGAAATACTTGGCTCACTCATAGTATTCCGCCCTTTTCTGTTGTGTACCAAAAGAACGAGGTTCGAGTCCGAAATTCCAAAGAGCTCGACGATGTGATCGACTTTTCCATCTAGAAAGAAAACCGATCGGATCTATTATTCAGTTTTTCATAATATTCTTACTAATAGATCCGATCTATGCTTCAAAGCCCTGGTCCGGCTTTATACAATCTAGTTTTTTATAAAGGACCGGAAGTCCTTCCTCCAATCAAATCGAACAAGGCGTTAATGAGTGCATCTATATCCTCGCAAGTATTATAGATAGCAAGAGAAGGTCTGACAGTACTTTCCAGGCCGAATCGTCTTAGAATCGGTTGTGCGCAATGATGCCCTGACCGAACCGCAATCCCTTCCTGGGCAAGATAACGTCCCACATCTTCCGTTTTGAATCCATCCAAAACAAAGGACAATACTCCTGCTTTATCTTTGGCGGTTCCGATCAGCTTGAGTCCGGGAATTCTGAGTAACTGCGTTGTTCCATATTCCAAGAGGGAATGTTCATATTCTGCTACTCGATCCATACCAATCCGATTTAGATAATCGATCGCCGCTCCTAGACCTACTGCATCGGCGATATTTCCTGTTCCTGCTTCGAAACGAAAGGGAGCCGCCTGATATACTGTCTTTTCGAAGGTAACATCTTGGATCATATTCCCTCCTCCTTGCCAAGGAGGCATTGTGTCCAAGACTTCTTTCTTACCGTACAAGACACCGATTCCTGTTGGAGCGAATACCTTATGCCCGGAGAATACATAGAAATCGCAATCGATCGCCTGGACGTCCACTCTCATGTGTGAAACAGCCTGAGCTCCGTCCACAAGTACCTTAGCTCCTATAGAATGCGCCTGGTTTGTCATTGCCTCAACAGGAGTCACTGTGCCGAGCGCATTCGAGACTTGAGTGAATGCGACTAACTTAGTACGAGGAGTCAAAAGCCTTTGGTATTCGGAGAGAATGATCTGTCCTGTTTCATCCACAGGGATTACCTTGAGCTTGGCTCCTTTCTCCGCACAAAGTATCTGCCAAGGAACGATATTCGCGTGGTGCTCCAGCCAAGAGATCAGGATCTCATCATCCTTTCCTATATTCTTCTTTCCCCAGGTTTGAGCCACCAGATTGATCGCTTCTGTCGCTCCTCGCACGAGAACGATCTCTTCAGAAGAAGATGAATTCAAGAATTGCTTCACCTTCTCCCGAGCAGATTCGTATGCGTCAGTCGCTCTTGCTGCCAAAGTATGAGCTCCTCTATGTATATTCGAGTTCTCATGTTTGTAGAAGTAAGAGAGGCGATCTATAACAGATTGAGGCTTGTGGGTGGTCGCAGCATTATCCAACCAAACTAAATTCCTTCCGTTTACCTTCTCTTGTAAGATCGGAAAATCGTTACGTACATAAGAAAGATCGAAATTTCCAGAGGACAATTCCACAGAAGGAACAAGGCTTGGATGAAAACTGAATGGATCCGTAATTTGTATCGCCGAGGAAGGATTTACAAATGCCCTAGTCTCTTCCAAAAAAGAAAATGAAGGACCTGACTTCACAAAGCGATTCGGGTCTTCTGGACTCAATCCTTCCGGAAAAGAAGGAGCATTAGATAAGACTAATTCTTCTGTCCCGGCAGATCTATCATAAGACCCCAAGAATTCCTTAGCGAGTGCAGCGATCAAATTCGGATCGATTGGAATATCTACTCCTGCGTTTCGAAAATTCCAATCATTTGGATCCGAAGAAAATGGATCACTTGTAGTCATAGTAGTTTCCTACGTCTACATTCTCCAAGACAGCGATCGCATCGTTTGTAAGAACTGCAGCAGAGCAATAGAGAGAGATCAAATAGGATCCGATTGCAGATCGATTGATCCCCATAAAACGTACGGATAATCCCGGAGTCTGCTCTCCTGGTAAGCCAGGTTGGTACAGACCGATCACTCCTTGCTTCTTCTCACCTACTCTTAAGAGTAGAATGTTTGTTGTACCACCAGGAGCCTTCGGAGAAGATTCTCCTCCCACTAAAAGCTTGTTCGTAGGAATGATGGGCAGTCCTCTCCAAGTTAGGAATTGAGAGCCGAAAAGAGAAACTGTAGCCGGAGGAACTCCTCTACGAGTACATTCCCTTCCGAAGGCAGCTACTGCAAGAGGATGTGCTAAGAAGAAGGAAGGCTCCTTCCAAACTTTAGAAATAAGCTCGTCCAGATCGTCAGGCGTAGGCGCTCCCTTTCTAGTCTGTATCCTTTGTCCTTTAGGAACATTCTTCAGTAGGCCATAGTCATCGTTATTAATGAGTTCGTTTTCTTGCCTTTCTTTCACACTCTCGATCGTAAGACGCAATTGCTCTTTGATCTGGTCATGAGGACTGCTAAAGAGATCTGACACTCTTGTATGAACATCTAATACTGTAGATATAGCGCTTAACGTGTATTCTCTTGGCTTTTCTTCGTAATCCACGAATGTTTCCGGAAGTGGCTGCTCGTCCTTCTGTCCGCAAAGAACATCTACGGAAGTATTGTCCTTGACCCTATTCACTCTGAGCGTTCCCGACTCTAAGGGCTTCCAATCTAATAAACGGACAAGCCAACGAGGTGTGATTAGATCATATTGAGGAGGTGTTTTTGTAGTATTCGCAAGTACGCGGGCGGATCTATCTCCGAGAGAATGTTGTGTTTGGCTTTCATCAGCCATAAGCGGGTCTCCTTAAAGTTTTTCTCTTCTTATTTAAATCGAATATTCTGATCAGACCGAGCGAGAGACCCTCTATTTCTATCCTTTCAGGCTCGTTCAATATATTGTTTTTGTTTTAAGTATATTAAATATTCAGAATACTATATAAATTTAAATAAGTGTTTGGATTTTTCTTTCAGGCTTGTATCCGATCACAAGCGAATAAAATAAATTCTTTTTTTATTCGCAAAGCAGTCCCAAAAATTGCGTATCCAATAAATAAAACGAAATGGGAACCTTTCTTTTAAGATAACGATCCATGGAAATAAATTTCTCACTTAAGATCCTTCGGTCAAAACAGGCAAAATCATCGATCTTGGCTTTTATGGATGGAACAAACGATCCAGGATAAACCAAACTTTCGTTAGTAAAGCTGCGAATTGCTCCAATATAATCGTCTTTTTTTTCGCGAAAATCGAGGCAAACCGGATGGACAACCCAGTCTAAAGCCAATATCGTCCTTACAATATTTCCCATGCAAAGAGCCATCCAATCCAGAGAGGGAGTCGGGTTAACCGCCACAGTCATTCAGAAGAAAGAATTGTATCTGGCGAGAATCGTCACT from Leptospira semungkisensis encodes the following:
- a CDS encoding family 2A encapsulin nanocompartment shell protein — encoded protein: MADESQTQHSLGDRSARVLANTTKTPPQYDLITPRWLVRLLDWKPLESGTLRVNRVKDNTSVDVLCGQKDEQPLPETFVDYEEKPREYTLSAISTVLDVHTRVSDLFSSPHDQIKEQLRLTIESVKERQENELINNDDYGLLKNVPKGQRIQTRKGAPTPDDLDELISKVWKEPSFFLAHPLAVAAFGRECTRRGVPPATVSLFGSQFLTWRGLPIIPTNKLLVGGESSPKAPGGTTNILLLRVGEKKQGVIGLYQPGLPGEQTPGLSVRFMGINRSAIGSYLISLYCSAAVLTNDAIAVLENVDVGNYYDYK
- a CDS encoding family 2A encapsulin nanocompartment cargo protein cysteine desulfurase; this translates as MTTSDPFSSDPNDWNFRNAGVDIPIDPNLIAALAKEFLGSYDRSAGTEELVLSNAPSFPEGLSPEDPNRFVKSGPSFSFLEETRAFVNPSSAIQITDPFSFHPSLVPSVELSSGNFDLSYVRNDFPILQEKVNGRNLVWLDNAATTHKPQSVIDRLSYFYKHENSNIHRGAHTLAARATDAYESAREKVKQFLNSSSSEEIVLVRGATEAINLVAQTWGKKNIGKDDEILISWLEHHANIVPWQILCAEKGAKLKVIPVDETGQIILSEYQRLLTPRTKLVAFTQVSNALGTVTPVEAMTNQAHSIGAKVLVDGAQAVSHMRVDVQAIDCDFYVFSGHKVFAPTGIGVLYGKKEVLDTMPPWQGGGNMIQDVTFEKTVYQAAPFRFEAGTGNIADAVGLGAAIDYLNRIGMDRVAEYEHSLLEYGTTQLLRIPGLKLIGTAKDKAGVLSFVLDGFKTEDVGRYLAQEGIAVRSGHHCAQPILRRFGLESTVRPSLAIYNTCEDIDALINALFDLIGGRTSGPL